A genomic window from Castor canadensis chromosome 18, mCasCan1.hap1v2, whole genome shotgun sequence includes:
- the Kmt5a gene encoding N-lysine methyltransferase KMT5A isoform X4, whose amino-acid sequence MSPNKCSGMRSPLQEENSVAHHEVKCQGKPLAGIYRKREEKRNAGNAIRSTLKSEEQKVKDARRGPLAPFPNQKSEAAEPPKSPPSSCDSTNTVGAKQALKKPLRGKQAPRKKAQGKTQQNRKLTDFYPVRRSSRKSKAELQSEERKKIDELIESGKEEGMKIDLIDGKGRGVIATKQFSRGDFVVEYHGDLIEITDAKKREALYAQDPSTGCYMYYFQYLSKTYCVDATRETNRLGRLINHSKCGNCQTKLHDIDGVPHLILIASRDIAAGEELLYDYGDRSKASIEAYPWLKH is encoded by the exons TGGAATGCGTTCCCCCCTTCAGGAAGAGAATTCAGTTGCACACCACGAAGTCAAATGCCAGGGGAAACCATTAGCTGGGATCTACAGGAAACGAGAAG AGAAGAGGAATGCCGGGAATGCAATAAGAAGCACCCTGAAGTCCGAGGAACAGAAGGTCAAAGACGCCAGGAGAGGTCCCCTGGCACCTTTTCCAAACCAAAAATCTGAAGCAGCAGAACCTCCAAAATCTCCACCCTCATCATGTGATTCTACCAATACAGTGGGCGCCAAGCAAGCCCTGAAAAAACCCCTCAGGGGCAAACAGGCCCCTCGGAAAAA AGCTCAAGGGAAAACGCAACAGAATCGCAAACTCACAGATTTCTACCCAGTCCGAAGGAGCTCCAGGAAGAGCAAAGCTGAGCTGCAG tctgaagaaaggaaaaaaatagatgagTTGATTGAAAGCGGGAAGGAAGAAGGCATGAAG ATTGACCTCATCGATGGCAAAGGCAGGGGTGTGATTGCCACCAAGCAGTTCTCCCGGGGTGACTTTGTGGTGGAATACCACGGGGACCTCATCGAGATCACTGATGCCAAGAAGCGAGAGGCTCTGTACGCACAGGACCCCTCCACGGGCTGCTACATGTACTATTTTCAGTATCTGAGCAAGACCTACTG CGTGGATGCCACTCGTGAAACAAACCGCCTGGGGAGGCTGATCAATCACAGCAAATGTGGGAACTGCCAAACCAAACTACATGACATCGACGGGGTGCCTCACCTCATCCTCATCGCCTCCCGAGACATCGCCGCTGGGGAGGAGCTTCTGTATGACTACGGTGACCGCAGCAAGGCCTCCATCGAAGCCTACCCATGGCTGAAGCATTAA